A single region of the Pan troglodytes isolate AG18354 chromosome 22, NHGRI_mPanTro3-v2.0_pri, whole genome shotgun sequence genome encodes:
- the LOC112205629 gene encoding LOW QUALITY PROTEIN: protein fem-1 homolog A-like (The sequence of the model RefSeq protein was modified relative to this genomic sequence to represent the inferred CDS: inserted 2 bases in 2 codons; substituted 1 base at 1 genomic stop codon), whose translation MAYTSVCKVTDSFQPYLCTLQYLCSEDGGEGDGEGWLPPVWALILCLPVPLRPAHGLAEARTKDLRTAVYNAARDGKLQLLQKLLSGRSREELDELTGXVAGGGTPLLIAACYGHLDVVEYLVDPCGASVEAGGSVHFDGETMEGAPPLWXAGHLDVVRSLLRRGASVNRTTRTNSTPLRAACFEGLLEVVRYLVGEHQANLEVANRHGHTCLMISCCKGHREIARYLLEQGAQVNWRSAKGNTALHNCAETSSLEILQLLLGCKASMERDSYGMTPLLPASVTGHTNIVEYLIQEQPGQEQVTGVEVQLGLPQEGSSTSQGCAQPQGAPCCIFSPEVLNGESYQSCCPTSREAAVEALELLGSKYVDKKRDLLGALKHWRRAMELRHQGGEYLPKLEPPQLVLAYDYSREVNTTEELEALITHPDEMRMQALLIRERILSPSHPDTSYCIRYRGTVYADSGNIECYIRLWKYALDMQQSNLEPLSPMTASSFLCFAELFSYVLQDRAAKGSLGTQIGFADLMGVFTKGVWEVEGALQLLREPTDSAQFNKALAIILHLLYLLEKVECTHSQEHLKHQTIYRLLKCAPRGKNGFTPLHMAVDKDTTNVGRYPVGRFPSLHVVKVLFDCGADRDSRDFDNNXPLHIAAQNNCPAIVNALIEAGSHMDATNAFKKTAYELLEEELLEEKLLAGGTMQPFNYVTLQCLAAQALDKNKIPYKGFIPEDQEAFMELH comes from the exons ATGGCGGCGAGGGAGACGGTGAAGGTTGGCTCCCGCCTGTCTGGGCTCTGATCCTCTGTCTCCCCGTCCCCCTGCGGCCGGCTCATGGCCTGGCGGAGGCCCGAACCAAAGACCTCCGCACCGCCGTGTACAACGCCGCCCGTGACGGCAAGCTGCAGCTGCTCCAGAAGCTGCTCAGCGGCCGGAGCCGGGAGGAACTGGACGAGCTGACTGGCTAGGTGGCCGGCGGGGGGACGCCGCTGCTCATCGCCGCCTGCTACGGCCACCTGGACGTGGTGGAGTACCTGGTGGACCCGTGCGGCGCGAGCGTGGAGGCCGGTGGCTCGGTGCACTTCGATGGCGAGACCATGGAGGGTGCGCCGCCGCTGT GCGCCGGCCACCTGGACGTGGTGCGGAGCCTGCTGCGCCGCGGGGCCTCGGTGAACCGCACCACGCGCACCAACTCCACGCCCCTCCGCGCCGCCTGCTTCGAGGGCCTCCTGGAGGTGGTGCGCTACCTGGTCGGCGAGCACCAGGCCAACCTGGAGGTGGCCAACCGGCACGGCCACACGTGCCTCATGATCTCGTGCTGCAAGGGCCACCGTGAGATCGCCCGCTACCTGCTGGAGCAAGGCGCCCAGGTGAACTGGCGCAGCGCCAAGGGCAACACGGCCCTGCACAACTGTGCCGAGACCAGCAGCCTGGAGatcctgcagctgctgctggggtGCAAGGCCAGCATGGAACGTGATAGCTACGGCATGACCCCGTTGCTCCCGGCCAGCGTGACGGGCCACACCAACATCGTGGAGTACCTCATCCAGGAGCAGCCCGGCCAGGAGCAGGTCACAGGGGTAGAGGTTCAGCTTGGGCTGCCCCAAGAAGGCTCCTCCACCAGCCAGGGGTGTGCGCAGCCTCAGGGGGCTCCGTGCTGCATCTTCTCCCCTGAGGTACTGAACGGGGAATCTTACCAAAGCTGCTGTCCCACCAGCCGGGAAGCTGCCGTGGAAGCCTTGGAATTGCTGGGATCTAAGTATGTGGATAAGAAACGAGATCTGCTTGGGGCCCTTAAACACTGGAGGCGGGCCATGGAGCTGCGTCACCAGGGGGGTGAGTACCTGCCCAAACTGGAGCCCCCACAGCTGGTCCTGGCCTATGACTATTCCAGGGAGGTCAACACCACCGAGGAGCTGGAGGCGCTGATCACCCACCCCGATGAGATGCGTATGCAGGCCTTGTTGATCCGGGAGCGCATCCTCAGTCCCTCGCACCCCGACACTTCCTATTGTATCCGTTACAGGGGCACCGTGTACGCCGACTCGGGGAATATCGAGTGCTACATCCGCTTGTGGAAGTACGCCCTGGACATGCAACAGAGCAACCTGGAGCCTCTGAGCCCCATGACCGCCAGCAGCTTCCTCTGCTTCGCCGAACTCTTCTCCTACGTGCTGCAGGACCGGGCTGCCAAAGGCAGCCTGGGCACCCAGATCGGCTTTGCAGACCTCATGGGGGTCTTCACCAAAGGGGTCTGGGAAGTGGAAGGGGCCCTGCAGCTCCTCAGGGAGCCTACAGACTCGGCCCAGTTCAACAAGGCGCTGGCCATCATCCTCCACCTGCTCTACCTGCTGGAGAAAGTGGAGTGCACCCACAGCCAGGAGCACCTGAAGCACCAGACCATTTACCGCCTGCTCAAGTGCGCACCCAGGGGCAAGAACGGCTTCACGCCTCTGCACATGGCTGTGGACAAGGACACCACAAACGTGGGCCGCTACCCCGTGGGCAGATTCCCCTCGTTGCACGTGGTCAAAGTGCTGTTCGACTGCGGGGCCGACCGGGACAGCAGGGATTTTGACAACA ACCCGCTACACATAGCAGCCCAGAACAACTGCCCGGCCATCGTGAATGCCCTGATTGAAGCAGGGTCCCACATGGACGCCACCAACGCCTTCAAGAAGACGGCCTACGAGCTGCTGGAAGAGGAGCTGCTGGAAGAGAAGCTGCTGGCCGGGGGTACCATGCAGCCCTTCAACTATGTGACCCTGCAGTGCCTTGCAGCCCAGGCCCTGGATAAGAACAAGATCCCTTACAAGGGCTTCATCCCGGAAGATCAGGAGGCATTCATGGAACTGCACTGA